From a region of the Myroides sp. JBRI-B21084 genome:
- a CDS encoding gliding motility-associated C-terminal domain-containing protein, producing the protein MKKIVYIFLVFPLLGLCQTVNKGNLAVNSGTQVSTYFDFTNEQTGNVLNDGAIHFYGHYNNQGLFSYSTNKTTGYVVFEGLMPEMQKIAGTSPSSFYDVLFNKNQTETAFNLSNDITTAGTVNLYNGVVLMNKEQGGSFVFLKGSNHINTTDKSHLQGEVGKVGNEAFKYPIGDKGYYRFAGISAPISNNEQYTGEYILENSNVKYPHESRTGVLQTINNTEYWIVNQSTPSKNSIILTLSWDLRTTPTDLTKNPDLLHIVRWDANQKLWVDEGGIADHANQTVSTPINVEGFGVFTLATIKENVLSPGDVVIYNGVTPNGDGMNDYFIIDNINYFPNNSVTIYNRWGRIVYQTQNYDSTGNVFKGTAQGVDVINTGESLPTGTYYYVVEYMYDRNGQNQWIKKVGYLHLESSN; encoded by the coding sequence ATGAAAAAAATAGTATATATCTTTTTGGTTTTTCCTTTATTAGGATTATGCCAAACAGTCAATAAAGGTAATTTAGCTGTTAATTCAGGTACACAAGTTTCAACGTATTTTGATTTTACAAACGAGCAAACAGGGAATGTTTTGAACGATGGCGCTATTCATTTTTATGGACATTACAACAACCAAGGTTTGTTTAGTTACAGTACAAATAAAACAACTGGTTACGTGGTTTTTGAAGGTTTAATGCCCGAAATGCAAAAAATTGCAGGAACATCACCAAGTAGTTTTTACGACGTACTTTTCAATAAAAACCAAACCGAAACTGCGTTTAATTTATCAAACGATATAACAACTGCGGGCACCGTAAACTTATACAATGGTGTGGTTTTAATGAATAAAGAACAAGGAGGATCGTTTGTGTTTTTAAAAGGATCAAATCATATAAACACCACCGATAAAAGTCATTTACAAGGCGAAGTTGGAAAAGTAGGAAACGAAGCTTTTAAATATCCAATTGGCGATAAAGGCTATTATAGATTTGCAGGTATTTCGGCACCTATTTCAAATAATGAACAATATACCGGCGAATATATTTTAGAAAACAGTAATGTAAAATATCCGCACGAAAGTCGGACTGGAGTTTTACAAACAATAAATAACACTGAATATTGGATTGTTAATCAAAGTACACCTTCAAAAAATTCAATTATTTTAACTCTTTCATGGGATCTACGTACTACACCAACAGATTTAACAAAGAATCCTGATTTATTACACATTGTACGTTGGGATGCAAACCAGAAACTTTGGGTAGATGAAGGTGGAATTGCAGATCATGCAAACCAAACGGTATCTACACCTATAAATGTGGAAGGTTTTGGTGTATTTACATTAGCAACTATAAAAGAAAATGTTTTAAGCCCAGGTGATGTTGTTATTTACAACGGAGTAACACCAAATGGTGATGGAATGAATGATTATTTTATTATTGATAACATTAATTATTTTCCAAACAACAGCGTAACTATTTATAACCGTTGGGGTAGAATTGTTTATCAAACACAAAATTACGATAGTACAGGAAATGTTTTTAAAGGAACTGCCCAAGGTGTTGATGTAATTAATACCGGTGAAAGTTTACCTACAGGTACTTATTACTATGTGGTAGAATATATGTACGATAGAAACGGACAAAATCAATGGATTAAAAAAGTAGGTTACCTTCATTTAGAAAGTAGTAACTAA